Proteins from a genomic interval of Lelliottia amnigena:
- the rlmH gene encoding rRNA large subunit methyltransferase, whose protein sequence is MPDWVQTGFTEYLRRFPKDMPFELVEIPAGKRGKNADIKRILDKEGELMLAAAGKNRIVTLDIPGKPWDTPQLAQELERWKLDGRDVSLLIGGPEGLSSACKAAAEQSWSLSALTLPHPLVRVLVAESLYRAWSITTNHPYHRE, encoded by the coding sequence ATGCCAGATTGGGTACAGACGGGTTTTACTGAATATCTGCGTCGTTTTCCTAAAGACATGCCGTTCGAACTGGTAGAGATACCAGCAGGAAAACGCGGCAAAAACGCAGATATCAAGCGTATTCTCGATAAAGAGGGTGAGTTGATGCTGGCTGCCGCTGGCAAGAACCGCATCGTGACCCTTGATATCCCGGGCAAACCCTGGGATACGCCGCAACTGGCGCAAGAGCTGGAGCGCTGGAAGCTGGATGGCCGCGACGTCAGTCTGCTGATTGGCGGGCCAGAAGGATTATCCTCCGCCTGTAAAGCGGCCGCAGAACAAAGTTGGTCCCTCTCCGCGCTTACGTTACCCCATCCGCTTGTCCGGGTGTTGGTAGCGGAAAGCCTTTACCGCGCGTGGAGCATTACTACCAACCACCCTTATCACCGTGAGTAA
- the ybeB gene encoding protein YbeB, producing MQGKELQDFVIDKIDDLKGQDIIAIDVHGRSSITDCMIICTGTSTRHVASIADHVVQESRAAGLMPLGVEGEAIADWVVVDLGDVIVHVMQDESRRLYELEKLWG from the coding sequence TTGCAGGGTAAAGAACTCCAGGATTTTGTTATAGACAAAATTGATGACCTGAAAGGTCAGGACATCATCGCTATCGACGTTCACGGTCGTTCCAGTATCACCGACTGCATGATTATTTGCACCGGTACTTCCACTCGCCACGTTGCCTCTATTGCTGACCACGTTGTTCAGGAATCTCGCGCTGCAGGGCTTATGCCGCTGGGTGTGGAAGGCGAAGCCATTGCTGACTGGGTTGTCGTTGACCTCGGCGATGTGATTGTCCATGTCATGCAGGACGAAAGCCGTCGTCTGTATGAACTGGAAAAGCTCTGGGGTTGA
- the holA gene encoding DNA polymerase III subunit delta, which yields MLRLYPEQLRAQLNEGLRAAYLLLGNDPLLLQESQDAVRQAAASQGFDEHHTFQLDNSTDWQTIFSLCQAMSLFASRQTLLIQLPENGPNAAINEQLATLVSLLHADLLLIVRGNKLTKAQENAAWFTQLATHSVQVTCQTPEQAQLPKWVAVRAKQLNLQLDDAANQLLCYCYEGNLLALAQALDRLSLLWPDGKLTLPRVEQAVNDAAHFTPFHWVDALLAAKSKRALHILQQLRLEGSEPVILLRTLQRELLLLNTLKRQSANTPLRALFDKHRVWQNRRAMTTEAVNRLSHEQLRQAVQLLTRAELTLKQDYGQSVWAELESLSLLLCHKALADVFIDG from the coding sequence ATGCTACGGTTGTATCCTGAACAACTCCGCGCGCAGCTCAACGAAGGGCTGCGCGCGGCGTATCTGTTACTCGGAAACGATCCGCTTTTGCTCCAGGAAAGTCAGGATGCTGTGCGTCAGGCTGCTGCTTCACAGGGCTTTGACGAACACCATACTTTCCAGCTTGATAACAGCACCGACTGGCAGACGATCTTTTCGCTTTGCCAGGCGATGAGCCTTTTTGCATCCCGCCAGACGCTCCTGATTCAGCTACCGGAAAATGGTCCTAATGCGGCCATTAACGAGCAGCTCGCAACGCTGGTGAGTCTGCTGCACGCTGATTTACTCCTGATTGTTCGTGGTAATAAGCTCACCAAAGCACAGGAAAATGCCGCCTGGTTTACCCAGTTGGCAACCCATTCCGTTCAGGTCACATGCCAGACGCCTGAACAGGCGCAACTGCCAAAATGGGTTGCAGTCCGGGCGAAACAACTGAATCTCCAGCTGGATGACGCCGCTAATCAGCTGCTGTGTTATTGCTATGAGGGAAACTTGCTGGCACTCGCGCAAGCGCTGGATCGGCTGTCGTTGCTGTGGCCAGATGGCAAACTGACCTTGCCCCGTGTTGAACAAGCGGTTAACGACGCCGCGCACTTTACCCCGTTCCATTGGGTCGATGCTCTGCTGGCGGCGAAAAGTAAACGCGCATTGCACATTTTGCAGCAGCTGCGCCTGGAAGGAAGCGAACCGGTTATTTTGCTGCGCACTCTCCAGCGTGAGTTGTTACTGCTTAACACCTTAAAACGCCAGTCGGCCAACACCCCATTACGCGCGCTTTTTGATAAGCACCGTGTCTGGCAAAACCGTCGGGCGATGACCACCGAAGCGGTCAACCGGTTGAGCCACGAGCAGCTCCGTCAGGCAGTACAGCTTCTAACCCGTGCGGAGCTAACGCTGAAGCAGGATTATGGTCAGTCGGTTTGGGCCGAACTGGAAAGCCTCTCGCTGCTGCTGTGTCATAAGGCGCTGGCAGACGTGTTTATTGATGGTTGA
- the nadD gene encoding nicotinic acid mononucleotide adenylyltransferase codes for MVEMNSLQALFGGTFDPVHYGHLKPVEILANLIGLQRVIIMPNNVPPHRPQPEATSEQRKHMLELAIADKPLFQLDERELRRDMPSYTSQTLMEWRAEQGPTRPLGFIIGQDSLLNFPTWHQYETILQNSHLIVCRRPGYPLTMKDEQYQAWLEAHLTHNVEDLHTLPAGKIYLAETPWFDISATLIRERLQNAQPCDELLPTSVLDYIRQQGLYQKSTDASD; via the coding sequence ATGGTTGAGATGAACTCTTTACAGGCACTTTTTGGCGGTACATTCGATCCTGTCCATTATGGTCATTTGAAACCGGTTGAAATACTGGCGAATCTGATTGGCCTGCAGCGCGTTATTATCATGCCCAATAATGTTCCGCCGCACCGTCCTCAGCCGGAAGCGACAAGCGAACAGCGTAAACACATGCTGGAACTGGCCATCGCAGATAAGCCCCTTTTTCAGTTAGACGAGCGGGAACTGCGCCGGGATATGCCGTCTTACACTTCGCAAACTCTGATGGAGTGGCGCGCGGAACAAGGCCCCACCCGGCCATTAGGATTCATCATCGGTCAGGATTCATTGCTGAACTTCCCGACCTGGCATCAGTATGAAACGATTCTGCAAAACAGCCATCTCATCGTTTGCCGCCGTCCAGGCTATCCCCTCACGATGAAAGACGAGCAGTATCAGGCATGGCTTGAAGCGCATCTGACGCACAATGTGGAAGATTTGCATACTTTGCCTGCCGGTAAAATTTATCTGGCCGAAACGCCATGGTTTGATATCTCTGCTACGTTGATACGTGAACGGTTGCAAAACGCACAACCCTGCGATGAACTGCTGCCCACCTCCGTGCTTGACTACATCCGCCAGCAAGGTTTGTATCAGAAAAGCACAGATGCATCAGACTAA